From the genome of Canis aureus isolate CA01 chromosome 29, VMU_Caureus_v.1.0, whole genome shotgun sequence:
GCACCCTGAGCCCACGGCCACTTCCGCCACACAGACGCCTCTGAACGGCCTTACTGAGGCTTGAGTGACGTGTTCTAAACTATACACGTGGGAGTCTCCTGCCTCTGCGCTGTCTCCTGCTCACGCGGCTCGCACACTCGGGCCCCCAGCTGGCCCGGCCTCTGCAGGGGCTCCCGGCCGCGTGACCTGGCCACAGActccccgggctgcccagggccgGGGCACCCCTGCCCTTCCATCCGAGCCGGGCGCCGCCCGAACCCACACGGCTCAGAGATGCAGTCCTTGACCGACAGGAGGGACGGGAGGGACGGGAGGGACCGTGAGCCCTCGGCTGTGCGGGCCTCAGAGCCCGCGCGGGGTCCCAGTGCTCACGCCGCCCGGCTGCCCTGTGAGGTCACCGTCCGTCTGGGGTCCCTCCATCAGGAACACGGGGTGACGCCGGGCGGTGAGGCACATGGGCCCTCACGCAGAGCTTCGGGTGTGGGCTGCCGTCCAAGTCCTCAGAGGGGACCCACGGGCGGACACCCAGCCCTGGGGCGTGAGGTCACCCTCACGAGCTCACCGTCCCCGGGCAGTGGCGAGAGCTTGGTGGCCTCTGCCTGATGTTTCACCCTGTGTCCCGCGTGCGGAGCGGGGGCGCCAAGTGCTTCCCTCCCTCCGGCGGGGCCGTGACCGCCACGCGGGAGCCCCGGGCACGTGCGGCTCAGCCCCTCCCGCTCGGTCCCTGCGCCCGAGCCCCAGCCCGCGGCCCCAAGGGCGGGGTGCGGAGCCCCGGGCCTCAGAGGGCGCCCAACAAGCACCCAGAGAGTGAGGACCGGGAGTCGGGGCCTGAGTCCTGCCCGCACCGGCAGCCCGTCTGTGGGGGGGCTGACCTCCGCCAGGCCCGGGGAGCGCCGAGGGCACAGGCCCTTCAAGGAGCAGggccgcggggctgggggccTCCGGGGCTCCCGAGCTGCGACGACCAGGGCCTTCCTCCCCTGACGGTGGGCTCTGACCACGGACGCGCCTCCCAAAGACACTCATGGCCTCTGCAGCTTTATTTTTCTAGCTGGGGAGGGTCAGGGCCCCTAGGAGGCCTCCCTGGGGTGGTAGATGTGGTCTCGGTCCTCCTCCGGCCCTTGAAGCACCTGCTGAGGTGGAAGCACCCACGGCCAGAGCTGCGCCGGGCCCTGGGCCTCCTCGGGCGGGGGGTGGTACAGGCTGTCGCGGTCCGGCTCAGGGTCCCAGCTGGGGGCACGGCCCCAGGTGCCCTCCGCCCCCGCCTGGGCCTCGGAGCCTGCAGACAAGACGGGGGTGAGGGAAGTAGGCCCCATGCGGCTCCCCTGCCGGGACCCTGCCCCCCAGGGGTGCCCACCTTGACCTTGCCATGTCGCCCACGTGACAGCTGCCAGCTTTGGGGCCACGAGGAGACCCGTGGGCTGGTTGTCGTGTTTCAGCGTCTCCAGCATGTGGGCTCCCCGGGCCCTGGGAGCACAGCTGGGTCAGGTCTGCTTGCGCCCCGGGAGGCAGCCGGGCCGCCCCACCCGGGGGCCCACCACCCGGTGAGCAGCCGGGGGCCCTGGCTCGAGGCCGGTTGCTCTGCACCGGGGTCCTCGGCGGCTCCAGGGTCCTCGGCGGCTCGGTTCGGTCGCTGGCCAgctgccccagggcccagcacaagcaccactgctccccacccccccgtgtCCCCCCGCGGGGAGCTACGGCCAGACCACCCCCAGGGGACCCAGACCCACAGCCCAGGCGTCCCCACCGCATCCCTGAGCTGGGTCTCCAAGGGCGTCCCCTGAGCAAACCTCCAGGCCCTGGAGACCCCGAGAGCTGGGCAGGAGCCCCTGCTCCAAGGCCAGGCCCTCACAGGCTGGGGCCCCCTGGGGAGAAATGCCTCCTgcgagggtggggagggggtgcgaCCTACAGCGCCTTCAGCTGTGGCTGTGGCCCGGGGTGTGGGGGTCTGGGGGCTGCAGGaaggccccccaccccgtcctgtGCCCCTGTAGGTCGCTGACAGATCC
Proteins encoded in this window:
- the PRAP1 gene encoding proline-rich acidic protein 1 isoform X2; the encoded protein is MGPREHRLHWEEDLIMRRLFLVAWLAALLLLQEVGSASLAQGLVRTDGKVGAPEQDPEGARGAHMLETLKHDNQPTGLLVAPKLAAVTWATWQGSEAQAGAEGTWGRAPSWDPEPDRDSLYHPPPEEAQGPAQLWPWVLPPQQVLQGPEEDRDHIYHPREAS
- the PRAP1 gene encoding proline-rich acidic protein 1 isoform X1, with translation MGPREHRLHWEEDLIMRRLFLVAWLAALLLLQEVGSASLAQGLVRTDGKVGAPEQDPEGARGAHMLETLKHDNQPTGLLVAPKLAAVTWATWQGQGSEAQAGAEGTWGRAPSWDPEPDRDSLYHPPPEEAQGPAQLWPWVLPPQQVLQGPEEDRDHIYHPREAS